AATATTATAGCACGTTTTATTACTATAAAAGGATCGTATATCTTAGATGTCTCACAGCtgaaattgtttattactatgaaaaaatttaaagttaACTGCCAAACATTACAAAACGTCTTTGGAAATTAacagtttttaaatttcttcaacaatTACGAGTATTTGAAATCTCAAAGGCTTCTAAATTAATGTTAAATATTGCACTCTCAAGGCTAGCAGCAcctttacaattttttaaagaacaataaaattaattttcgtCAATTAgtttcataaaaatatatagcAGTTATTTACAATGCATGGCTGTTAGTAAGTAATTGCTGCTAAATCATATGTTGGAAAACGTATAGCgttgaaaaagagaagaaaacaaGAGAATGCTTAAAATAACGCATAAGAATAAGGAGGAACACGCTTTACTGTTTCTACAAATACAATATCGTGCCAATAATTCCAACCTAAGTTTACAAGCAATTCTTTCTCTTCTGACAGAAGTTTTGCAACGTCCATTTTTCCGGAATTTCCATTTTCCTTCAATAGTTCCAAAAGCGCTTTCAACGCCAACCCGTACTGATTCTGACTTTTGTAATAATCTTTCTTGATTTGCCATACTCGAGGATCGGAGTTTTCAAGCCAATTCAAAAGTAACTGATAGTTCtgaaaataattatctTTGTCCTTGTGACCTTGTGTGCTAAATGTTTCACACTTAACCACTAAAGCACGGATGAAAGCATCTCTCTGCAGTgccattttcttttctaacACGACATCTCGAGGTATCGTATCTTCGACCTTCTGTTGACAACTGTAGTATCTGGACAAGGCTTCAGTGTCAATTAAGGAGAGGATGGAATCTGCAGTAGATAAACGTTCATTGGTTTCTTTAACAATATCCAATTTAGCAAGCTGAACTTCAAGGCTGTTTTTATAAGAAGATTGCAAATACTTCAAGtgcttctctttttcttggtCTGCCAATTTCGACAACAAATCAACTTGTAATTGAACAATATTGGCACATTTTTCGCCTAATTTTGTATCCTCTTTAGTCGATATCTTAGGAGGCAAAACCAATGTTACTGGAACGGTACCCTTTTCACAATCTCCAAATTTTAATTCACCAGTTAAAAGCGAATTTTCTTTGAGTTCGGATGCATATTGTTCTCCTTCGATATTAGTACCAACAACGAAGCTTTCAACAACACCAGCGTCAATATTTTCACGCTCATATGTCTTGTTGTCACAAAAGTCAATATGATCAGCATAAAGTGGAAGAGTAATTGGTTTTTTAAGCTTTTTGGTTAATCTTAAGGTAACATTCCTGAAACGTTCAAGGGTAGATGGATCTACGCTGAGTAGCTGAAATTTGTAGAGATATTCTCCTTTTTCCAAGGTATGCGATGAAGTATACATGTCACCATAGTGAACGCGTTGCTTTTGAGAATCAAACACCATAAAAAACAGTCCATTAAAACCATTATCATACATGTTATGTGGAACTGCAAAATCAGCCTTTAGCTCAGTCTTCTCGGAGATTTCAACAGAATACGTCGCCATCAATTCGAATAATTGTTGTCCGTCAGGCATAATATCTCGATCTCCTAAAGGCTTTATAACTGTATTTGTTGGTTTGAATGAATCAACGTAGTCCTTTAATGTAATATCAggtttaaaattttcacgTCTTATGCTGGCACAGTCAACACGCTTCAATCCTTGGGATGAGATTAAATTAATCTCCTTGCCATTAACAACTTTAATGCCATGAAAGTTGACATCAATATCTAAAACCATAGGTTCAAGCGAAGACCACCACTGTGCCATACAAAGTTCTAACGTATAAGAATCGTCAATCGATACTAGTTTGGTAGTAACCTCATTCTGAGTTACAGGCATAATTAACTCAGTAGAAGCTTCATTTAACTTAGTTTGGGGGATGGTTTGATTAACACTAATCCAAAGCATGTTAGTAGATTCCAATTCAGAAGTGGCCTTCACACGAATCTCAACATAAGTTGCTCCTTTCGGAGGTACCAAGAAGTGACGCTTTATCAATGTAGGTTCAAAAGAAACATCACgaagagaaaaacaagTGTTAGAAATAGAGGAAGGTTTCATGACAGTCACTGGGATTTCAAACACACAGCGACGGGATTCGTTACTAGCGTCATATGCTAGGACCTTTCCAAAATGGTGACCCGGAGCCAGAGCAGTCGGGTCAACACGAACTGGAATTCCTCTTCCAGTACCCGCCATCATAACATATTCTGGGGCCTGGATCCACGGTTGTGTAGTTGCGAGGGAAAGTTGAACCTCAAAGTGTGATTTTTCGTATTCTTCACCATCTTCGAACTTGGGAGCGACATTAAACATATGCCGCGAAGGACTACAAACCTCAGTAGGATTGCGTAAATACACACCACGCTTACTATTGCCAATGTTTCCATTTATTGTAAAAGAACGAGCACCAGTATATTGAAAATCGGACTGGGCAAGATACTCATAAGCATTATCGACTTGAAGCATACCAGTATTAAAATCATCCCGTAAATCCTTTGAAGTATACATTACAGCTTTCTTTATAGCGGCAGCTGTATATGGCTTCTTTTGAGCTTTAAGAGCCGAGAGAATTAGAGATATACCACCACAAGCAGACGGAGAAGACATACTTGTACCATTCATTAACTGAGAATTCTGTAAGGAATAAGGGGGAACTGAAGTAATTGCACCTCCTGGGGCATAGATTGATACACCAGTGTCACCATCCAGTGTAGGACCCCGAGAACACCAGGTATATGGCGTGTCATGTACTGTTGAGAGTAAATTGTATTGGGCCTGCATCATGCCAGATGTAACATATGCACCTACAGAGATTACATCAAAAGTTGTTCCACCAGGAGCTCCAACCGTTGTATAAGCAGGTCCATTATTACCAGCAGAAGAAACTATGACAACATTCCTCTTTCCAGCAAGTTCATCACGAAGGAGTTCAATAACGCGACCCTTATTCGGAATACCAGCATCCTCTCCAAAACTAATGTTTATAATATcaacttcattttttataatttctgAACAAGCACGAGAAAAGGCATGACTTGTTTCCAAAGAGTCCAAACGACCATCTCCAATCATAAGTGAAACAAGTTGGCAACCTGGAGCAGCGCCATTTAATTCAGGTGTCTCGGGATGGTTCGCTCCAATGATACCAGCTACATGCGTACCATGAGTACCGCTCACTGCGACTATTGATGTTATGTTCCCGTTGTCATAAACGTGAACACCGTAGCTAAGTAAATCGAGAGATCCAAAGGTAGACCATTCTTGTGCTACATTAAAATCAGCGAGTGGCTTATGTAAATATATGTCACCAGTTTGGTCAGAGTCAATAACTACACGCCAATGTTCACCATCATGGAATACGACTACATCATAGAGTGGTCCCGGATTGTCAAACTTTTCAGCAAGCTGCTTTAAGCACTCGATCCTAGCCTCAAGTTCCTTCTGTGTCTGTAGGTTATCCTTATCGAGCGGTGCTTCAGGAAACTTATCCTTGAATTTAGCATACTCGTCTGTAGCATCTTGTAAAAGCTTTCTATTACTCTTGTTCATGTCTTCGGTTTCTAGTTTTTGCAATCGTTTTCTCAGATCCTTAGGAAAGAACTCATAAGCAAGTTTACAACCCACTTTCCATTTCTTCGAGGGATTCTTCCATTCTTTCGATAATTTTAAGGTCCTTCCTGAACGACCCGTAATAGTCAAGTAATCATTTGAATCAGCTGCAGCAACTTCCACGCTTGTATCAACATCACCAGCTCCAGTACAATCgacaatatttttgaattttggTAAACCGGTGGTTGTTACCGATAAACCTGGAGCTCCAGGATCGACTCCTGTATCCAAAATGCCAACAGTGACACCTCTACCATCATATTCAGgaaatttcttcaaaaactcaTAAGCTTGTGTTTCATGCTTGGGAACAACGCCATCTACAGGAtagaatttatttgaataatcCGAAGGTATCATAATATTCGTAAAATATCGTTCAGTTCTTTGATTATAAGAGTTTCGTAAAATGCCAGACTTCTTGGCTGATGACAAGTACCTTACGTGAGAATGGTATTTATTTCGACACTGAACGAAGCAGTAACGTCGGAACGAGAAGTTGAAATTAGCATTTAAAcgaaatttcatttaaaattaattttgacCTTAAGAGTATTCCTCTTTATTAGGA
This portion of the Schizosaccharomyces pombe strain 972h- genome assembly, chromosome: I genome encodes:
- the tpp2 gene encoding tripeptidyl-peptidase II Tpp2, with protein sequence MIPSDYSNKFYPVDGVVPKHETQAYEFLKKFPEYDGRGVTVGILDTGVDPGAPGLSVTTTGLPKFKNIVDCTGAGDVDTSVEVAAADSNDYLTITGRSGRTLKLSKEWKNPSKKWKVGCKLAYEFFPKDLRKRLQKLETEDMNKSNRKLLQDATDEYAKFKDKFPEAPLDKDNLQTQKELEARIECLKQLAEKFDNPGPLYDVVVFHDGEHWRVVIDSDQTGDIYLHKPLADFNVAQEWSTFGSLDLLSYGVHVYDNGNITSIVAVSGTHGTHVAGIIGANHPETPELNGAAPGCQLVSLMIGDGRLDSLETSHAFSRACSEIIKNEVDIINISFGEDAGIPNKGRVIELLRDELAGKRNVVIVSSAGNNGPAYTTVGAPGGTTFDVISVGAYVTSGMMQAQYNLLSTVHDTPYTWCSRGPTLDGDTGVSIYAPGGAITSVPPYSLQNSQLMNGTSMSSPSACGGISLILSALKAQKKPYTAAAIKKAVMYTSKDLRDDFNTGMLQVDNAYEYLAQSDFQYTGARSFTINGNIGNSKRGVYLRNPTEVCSPSRHMFNVAPKFEDGEEYEKSHFEVQLSLATTQPWIQAPEYVMMAGTGRGIPVRVDPTALAPGHHFGKVLAYDASNESRRCVFEIPVTVMKPSSISNTCFSLRDVSFEPTLIKRHFLVPPKGATYVEIRVKATSELESTNMLWISVNQTIPQTKLNEASTELIMPVTQNEVTTKLVSIDDSYTLELCMAQWWSSLEPMVLDIDVNFHGIKVVNGKEINLISSQGLKRVDCASIRRENFKPDITLKDYVDSFKPTNTVIKPLGDRDIMPDGQQLFELMATYSVEISEKTELKADFAVPHNMYDNGFNGLFFMVFDSQKQRVHYGDMYTSSHTLEKGEYLYKFQLLSVDPSTLERFRNVTLRLTKKLKKPITLPLYADHIDFCDNKTYERENIDAGVVESFVVGTNIEGEQYASELKENSLLTGELKFGDCEKGTVPVTLVLPPKISTKEDTKLGEKCANIVQLQVDLLSKLADQEKEKHLKYLQSSYKNSLEVQLAKLDIVKETNERLSTADSILSLIDTEALSRYYSCQQKVEDTIPRDVVLEKKMALQRDAFIRALVVKCETFSTQGHKDKDNYFQNYQLLLNWLENSDPRVWQIKKDYYKSQNQYGLALKALLELLKENGNSGKMDVAKLLSEEKELLVNLGWNYWHDIVFVETVKRVPPYSYALF